A genomic region of Phragmites australis chromosome 2, lpPhrAust1.1, whole genome shotgun sequence contains the following coding sequences:
- the LOC133909382 gene encoding protein SEMI-ROLLED LEAF 2-like isoform X4: MGVMSRRVLPACSSLCFFCPSLRARSRQPVKRYKKIIAEIYQLPPDGEPNDRRIGKLCDYVSRNPARIPKITEYLELRFYKELRHENFTLVKVVPCIYRKLLCSCKEHRPLLATSSLIIIRTLLDQKAHDELRVLGCLMLVDFLNGQVDSTHMFNLEGFIPKLCQIGQELREDDKGLCLRSAALQALASMVQYMGDHSHISMELDDVASVIISCYEANQTLSIKEVVRLQDDDDLVIHGSLAVLPVSGQNCAKVASDTMATSENPAHWSRVCLRNMANIAKEATIVRRVLDPLFRVFDSHDYWSPENGIALSVLQEMQKLMDKSGQNGHLLLSFTIKHIDHKSVAKKLVKQISIVKVASHLAKHAKLKASVTIASAISGLIKHLRKCMHFAIEASNAHADVDKWNNALHVALEECLVQLTEKVGDVGPILDMVGVMLENLSHSSTLSRTTISSVYRTTQIAASVYKSSYNQKEFPEALFHQLLIAMMHPDNKTRIGSHRVLSTIVAPSLLCPWSAMSFPIPMKDNGSQSLLLLALSAFSSETIVNEMGTKNRIQESLQINEKSEALVSTENGYTHTEPNTRQCPGNPYLASFDNNLKFMKLNSNQIVLLLSSIWSQAFLEDNSPANFEAMGHTYSIALLCSKAKSSSHVALVRCFQLAFSLRRNSLGQEDDLQPSRRRCLYTMASAMLIFSAKVADLPQIIALVKAAAPEKMVDPHLCLMDDCQLVNTSVLSFNSEMVYGSEEDESDAQAFLSAINKDDTELIEIVMSHFRQKFENLPEKFHGIEEQLQEFSLDDSFPLGAPLFMETPHSCSMYAEKDDHCFDEDVVPSELDDDDDIFFEHSGSQSDRKTSGSMASSDVLTVNQLIQSVHDTARQVANVPVSANPVPYDQMKSQCEALVMEKQQKMSVLLSFKHSRGDSHGSAGVDGLVTNESSLRSEPELQSTRNERMRRSDSASSESDRSFRLPPASPYDKFLKAAGR, translated from the exons ATGGGGGTGATGTCGCGGCGGGTGCTGCCCGCCTGCAGCAGCCTCTGCTTCTTCTGCCCCTCGCTGCGGGCGCGCTCCCGTCAGCCCGTCAAGCGGTACAAGAAGATCATAGCAGAGATCTATCAGCTGCCACCG GATGGTGAACCGAATGATAGAAGGATTGGGAAACTCTGCGATTATGTCTCGAGAAATCCAGCACGCATACCAAAG ATCACAGAGTATCTTGAGCTGAGATTTTATAAAGAACTGAGGCATGAGAATTTCACTTTGGTCAAAGTTGTGCCATGCATCTATCGGAAACTTCTATGTTCATGCAAGGAGCACAG GCCATTGCTAGCCACAAGCTCATTAATCATCATCCGCACTCTTCTTGATCAGAAAGCTCATGATGAGTTGCGGGTCCTGGGTTGTCTAATGCTTGTCGACTTTCTAAATGGCCAG GTCGACAGCACACATATGTTTAATTTAGAAGGTTTCATACCAAAACTTTGCCAAATTGGTCAAGAGCTAAGGGAAGATGACAAAGGGCTCTGTCTTCGATCTGCTGCACTTCAGGCTCTTGCTTCTATG GTCCAATACATGGGTGATCACTCGCATATTTCAATGGAACTTGATGAT GTTGCCTCAGTGATCATAAGTTGTTATGAGGCTAATCAAACTCTCTCAATAAAAGAGGTTGTCAGACTTCAAGATGACGATGATTTGGTCATACATGGGAGCTTGGCAGTGTTACCAGTGTCTGGGCAAAATTGTGCCAAAGTGGCATCTGATACAAT GGCTACATCTGAAAATCCAGCTCATTGGTCAAGAGTATGCTTACGTAATATGGCTAATATTGCAAAGGAGGCAACGATAGTACGGCGCGTTCTTGATCCTCTTTTCCGCGTTTTTGATAGCCATGACTATTGGTCTCCTGAAAATGGGATTGCCCTTTCTGTTCTACAAGAAATGCAGAAACTGATGGACAAATCAG GGCAAAATGGACATCTGCTGTTATCTTTCACTATAAAGCACATAGATCATAAGAGTGTTGCCAAGAAACTTGTCAAGCAAATCAGCATTGTAAAAGTTGCCTCACATCTTGCGAAACATGCAAAGTTAAAGGCATCAGTGACAATAGCAAGTGCGATCAGTGGCTTAATAAAACACTTACGCAAATGTATGCATTTTGCTATTGAAGCATCAAATGCTCATGCTGATGTTGACAAGTGGAACAATGCACTTCATGTGGCCTTGGAGGAGTGCCTAGTGCAATTGACAGAAAAG GTTGGGGATGTTGGGCCTATTCTTGACATGGTTGGTGTAATGCTTGAGAATCTCTCTCATTCTTCTACCCTCTCAAGAACAACAATTTCATCTGTTTATCGCACAACACAAATAGCAGCTTCTGTCTACAAGTCATCATACAATCAGAAG GAATTTCCTGAAGCTTTGTTTCACCAGCTTCTCATAGCAATGATGCACCCAGACAATAAGACAAGAATTGGCTCGCATCGTGTTCTGTCCACCATTGTTGCACCTTCACTGCTCTGTCCATGGTCAGCCATGAGCTTTCCTATCCCAATGAAGGACAATGGTTCGCAGAGTTTACTTTTGTTGGCCCTCTCAGCTTTCTCTTCTGAGACTATAGTCAATGAAATGGGGACCAAGAACAGGATCCAGGAATCCTTGCAGATAAACGAGAAATCAGAAGCTCTAGTCAGTACTGAGAATGGATACACACATACAGAACCAAATACAAGGCAGTGTCCTGGGAACCCATATCTTGCATCATTCGATAAC AACCTAAAGTTTATGAAGTTGAACAGCAACCagattgttcttcttctttcatctATTTGGAGCCAAGCATTCCTGGAGGATAACTCACCTGCAAATTTTGAAGCAATGGGCCATACCTACAGCATTGCTTTGTTGTGTTCGAAAGCAAAA AGCTCCAGTCATGTGGCACTAGTTCGCTGTTTCCAGTTGGCATTCTCTCTAAGGAGGAACTCCCTTGGCCAAGAAG ATGATTTGCAGCCATCTCGTAGGAGGTGTTTGTATACGATGGCATCGGCAATGCTCATCTTTTCAGCAAAAGTAGCTGATCTTCCCCAGATAATTGCTCTCGTGAAAGCAGCAGCGCCAGAAAAAATG GTTGATCCTCATCTTTGCCTGATGGATGACTGCCAACTCGTAAATACCTCTGTACTGTCATTTAATAgtgagatggtttatggttctGAGGAAGATGAAAGTGATGCACAGGCCTTTCTTTCAGCCATAAACAAGGATGATACAGAGTTAATAGAAATTGTGATGTCCCACTTTAGGCAGAAGTTTGAAAATTTACCAGAG AAGTTTCACGGGATAGAAGAACAACTTCAAGAGTTTTCCCTGGATGATTCATTTCCTCTTGGTGCTCCGCTATTCATGGAGACACCACATTCTTGTTCAATGTATGCAGAAAAGGATGACCACTGTTTTGATGAG GATGTTGTTCCTTCTGAGCTAGATGATGACGATGACATCTTTTTTGAACATAGTGGATCTCAATCCGACAGGAAAACATCAGGTTCTATGGCTTCATCAGATGTTCTAACCGTCAATCAACTAATACAATCT GTTCATGATACAGCAAGGCAAGTTGCTAATGTTCCAGTTTCTGCCAACCCTGTACCGTACGACCAAATGAAGAGCCAGTGTGAAGCCCTGGTTATGGAAAAGCAACAGAAGATGTCTGTTCTCTTGAGCTTCAAGCATTCGAGGGGCGACTCCCATGGCTCAGCCGGGGTGGATGGACTGGTAACCAATGAG TCATCTTTGCGGTCCGAGCCTGAGTTGCAATCGACAAGGAATGAGCGCATGCGACGCAGTGATTCGGCATCTAGCGAATCCGATCGTTCGTTCAGGCTGCCACCTGCTAGCCCATATGACAAGTTCCTGAAAGCAGCTGGACGGTAG
- the LOC133909382 gene encoding protein SEMI-ROLLED LEAF 2-like isoform X2, with product MGVMSRRVLPACSSLCFFCPSLRARSRQPVKRYKKIIAEIYQLPPDGEPNDRRIGKLCDYVSRNPARIPKITEYLELRFYKELRHENFTLVKVVPCIYRKLLCSCKEHRPLLATSSLIIIRTLLDQKAHDELRVLGCLMLVDFLNGQVDSTHMFNLEGFIPKLCQIGQELREDDKGLCLRSAALQALASMVQYMGDHSHISMELDDVASVIISCYEANQTLSIKEVVRLQDDDDLVIHGSLAVLPVSGQNCAKVASDTMATSENPAHWSRVCLRNMANIAKEATIVRRVLDPLFRVFDSHDYWSPENGIALSVLQEMQKLMDKSGQNGHLLLSFTIKHIDHKSVAKKLVKQISIVKVASHLAKHAKLKASVTIASAISGLIKHLRKCMHFAIEASNAHADVDKWNNALHVALEECLVQLTEKVGDVGPILDMVGVMLENLSHSSTLSRTTISSVYRTTQIAASVYKSSYNQKEFPEALFHQLLIAMMHPDNKTRIGSHRVLSTIVAPSLLCPWSAMSFPIPMKDNGSQSLLLLALSAFSSETIVNEMGTKNRIQESLQINEKSEALVSTENGYTHTEPNTRQCPGNPYLASFDNQNLKFMKLNSNQIVLLLSSIWSQAFLEDNSPANFEAMGHTYSIALLCSKAKSSSHVALVRCFQLAFSLRRNSLGQEDDLQPSRRRCLYTMASAMLIFSAKVADLPQIIALVKAAAPEKMVDPHLCLMDDCQLVNTSVLSFNSEMVYGSEEDESDAQAFLSAINKDDTELIEIVMSHFRQKFENLPEKFHGIEEQLQEFSLDDSFPLGAPLFMETPHSCSMYAEKDDHCFDEDVVPSELDDDDDIFFEHSGSQSDRKTSGSMASSDVLTVNQLIQSVHDTARQVANVPVSANPVPYDQMKSQCEALVMEKQQKMSVLLSFKHSRGDSHGSAGVDGLVTNESSLRSEPELQSTRNERMRRSDSASSESDRSFRLPPASPYDKFLKAAGR from the exons ATGGGGGTGATGTCGCGGCGGGTGCTGCCCGCCTGCAGCAGCCTCTGCTTCTTCTGCCCCTCGCTGCGGGCGCGCTCCCGTCAGCCCGTCAAGCGGTACAAGAAGATCATAGCAGAGATCTATCAGCTGCCACCG GATGGTGAACCGAATGATAGAAGGATTGGGAAACTCTGCGATTATGTCTCGAGAAATCCAGCACGCATACCAAAG ATCACAGAGTATCTTGAGCTGAGATTTTATAAAGAACTGAGGCATGAGAATTTCACTTTGGTCAAAGTTGTGCCATGCATCTATCGGAAACTTCTATGTTCATGCAAGGAGCACAG GCCATTGCTAGCCACAAGCTCATTAATCATCATCCGCACTCTTCTTGATCAGAAAGCTCATGATGAGTTGCGGGTCCTGGGTTGTCTAATGCTTGTCGACTTTCTAAATGGCCAG GTCGACAGCACACATATGTTTAATTTAGAAGGTTTCATACCAAAACTTTGCCAAATTGGTCAAGAGCTAAGGGAAGATGACAAAGGGCTCTGTCTTCGATCTGCTGCACTTCAGGCTCTTGCTTCTATG GTCCAATACATGGGTGATCACTCGCATATTTCAATGGAACTTGATGAT GTTGCCTCAGTGATCATAAGTTGTTATGAGGCTAATCAAACTCTCTCAATAAAAGAGGTTGTCAGACTTCAAGATGACGATGATTTGGTCATACATGGGAGCTTGGCAGTGTTACCAGTGTCTGGGCAAAATTGTGCCAAAGTGGCATCTGATACAAT GGCTACATCTGAAAATCCAGCTCATTGGTCAAGAGTATGCTTACGTAATATGGCTAATATTGCAAAGGAGGCAACGATAGTACGGCGCGTTCTTGATCCTCTTTTCCGCGTTTTTGATAGCCATGACTATTGGTCTCCTGAAAATGGGATTGCCCTTTCTGTTCTACAAGAAATGCAGAAACTGATGGACAAATCAG GGCAAAATGGACATCTGCTGTTATCTTTCACTATAAAGCACATAGATCATAAGAGTGTTGCCAAGAAACTTGTCAAGCAAATCAGCATTGTAAAAGTTGCCTCACATCTTGCGAAACATGCAAAGTTAAAGGCATCAGTGACAATAGCAAGTGCGATCAGTGGCTTAATAAAACACTTACGCAAATGTATGCATTTTGCTATTGAAGCATCAAATGCTCATGCTGATGTTGACAAGTGGAACAATGCACTTCATGTGGCCTTGGAGGAGTGCCTAGTGCAATTGACAGAAAAG GTTGGGGATGTTGGGCCTATTCTTGACATGGTTGGTGTAATGCTTGAGAATCTCTCTCATTCTTCTACCCTCTCAAGAACAACAATTTCATCTGTTTATCGCACAACACAAATAGCAGCTTCTGTCTACAAGTCATCATACAATCAGAAG GAATTTCCTGAAGCTTTGTTTCACCAGCTTCTCATAGCAATGATGCACCCAGACAATAAGACAAGAATTGGCTCGCATCGTGTTCTGTCCACCATTGTTGCACCTTCACTGCTCTGTCCATGGTCAGCCATGAGCTTTCCTATCCCAATGAAGGACAATGGTTCGCAGAGTTTACTTTTGTTGGCCCTCTCAGCTTTCTCTTCTGAGACTATAGTCAATGAAATGGGGACCAAGAACAGGATCCAGGAATCCTTGCAGATAAACGAGAAATCAGAAGCTCTAGTCAGTACTGAGAATGGATACACACATACAGAACCAAATACAAGGCAGTGTCCTGGGAACCCATATCTTGCATCATTCGATAAC CAGAACCTAAAGTTTATGAAGTTGAACAGCAACCagattgttcttcttctttcatctATTTGGAGCCAAGCATTCCTGGAGGATAACTCACCTGCAAATTTTGAAGCAATGGGCCATACCTACAGCATTGCTTTGTTGTGTTCGAAAGCAAAA AGCTCCAGTCATGTGGCACTAGTTCGCTGTTTCCAGTTGGCATTCTCTCTAAGGAGGAACTCCCTTGGCCAAGAAG ATGATTTGCAGCCATCTCGTAGGAGGTGTTTGTATACGATGGCATCGGCAATGCTCATCTTTTCAGCAAAAGTAGCTGATCTTCCCCAGATAATTGCTCTCGTGAAAGCAGCAGCGCCAGAAAAAATG GTTGATCCTCATCTTTGCCTGATGGATGACTGCCAACTCGTAAATACCTCTGTACTGTCATTTAATAgtgagatggtttatggttctGAGGAAGATGAAAGTGATGCACAGGCCTTTCTTTCAGCCATAAACAAGGATGATACAGAGTTAATAGAAATTGTGATGTCCCACTTTAGGCAGAAGTTTGAAAATTTACCAGAG AAGTTTCACGGGATAGAAGAACAACTTCAAGAGTTTTCCCTGGATGATTCATTTCCTCTTGGTGCTCCGCTATTCATGGAGACACCACATTCTTGTTCAATGTATGCAGAAAAGGATGACCACTGTTTTGATGAG GATGTTGTTCCTTCTGAGCTAGATGATGACGATGACATCTTTTTTGAACATAGTGGATCTCAATCCGACAGGAAAACATCAGGTTCTATGGCTTCATCAGATGTTCTAACCGTCAATCAACTAATACAATCT GTTCATGATACAGCAAGGCAAGTTGCTAATGTTCCAGTTTCTGCCAACCCTGTACCGTACGACCAAATGAAGAGCCAGTGTGAAGCCCTGGTTATGGAAAAGCAACAGAAGATGTCTGTTCTCTTGAGCTTCAAGCATTCGAGGGGCGACTCCCATGGCTCAGCCGGGGTGGATGGACTGGTAACCAATGAG TCATCTTTGCGGTCCGAGCCTGAGTTGCAATCGACAAGGAATGAGCGCATGCGACGCAGTGATTCGGCATCTAGCGAATCCGATCGTTCGTTCAGGCTGCCACCTGCTAGCCCATATGACAAGTTCCTGAAAGCAGCTGGACGGTAG